From one Prochlorococcus marinus str. MIT 0912 genomic stretch:
- a CDS encoding SulP family inorganic anion transporter has product MKLDNLLSKERIISPSRDVLAGLVVAFAMIPEAIAFSGIAGVDPRVGLFGAFLLSVTLAIFGGRMAMITSVTGSTALLMTGIVQQGENISPGLGLQYLLAAGLLTGALQIAWGYLRLAHQMRFVPQPVMDGFVNGLAILIFLAQLPHLGIDLAHSAKVVTAVQLPAVWGLTILTLIIIYLLPKVTKLLPSALVAIFICTAISIGFKLNVPTVSNLGILPNGLPSFGFPKVPFNFETLGLILPTALAISLVGLMETFLTQDILDDMTDKSTNKNVEARGQGIGNIVSSLFGGMAGCALVGQSVMNVGYGGRTRLSTLSSGICLIAMILAAKDWVNQIPMATLVGVMIMIAINTANWISIKDIRRIPRSDSSVMILTVFVTVITHNLALGLLSGVGLAAILFSRKVAKVIRVESSLNGEDHRVYKVKGQLFFVSSIYFRQGFELHEHPKKITIDMAEAHIWDQSGVTVLDQVIRRIKLGGSKVEVINLNDESLNLFSRIGQASEAGGRGGEFKSAH; this is encoded by the coding sequence TTGAAATTGGACAATTTATTATCTAAGGAGAGAATTATCTCTCCTTCTCGCGATGTTCTTGCAGGTCTTGTTGTTGCATTCGCAATGATTCCAGAGGCAATAGCTTTTTCTGGTATTGCGGGTGTTGATCCAAGAGTTGGTTTGTTTGGTGCTTTTTTACTTTCTGTAACCCTAGCAATTTTTGGTGGCAGGATGGCCATGATCACCTCAGTGACTGGTTCAACTGCTCTTTTGATGACTGGGATTGTTCAACAAGGCGAAAATATTAGCCCTGGACTCGGTCTGCAATATCTTTTGGCGGCTGGATTACTTACGGGAGCTCTTCAGATCGCTTGGGGGTATTTAAGACTTGCTCATCAGATGAGATTTGTCCCCCAACCTGTTATGGATGGGTTTGTGAACGGTTTGGCTATTTTGATCTTCCTTGCTCAATTGCCTCATTTGGGGATTGACTTGGCGCATTCTGCAAAAGTAGTTACTGCAGTTCAATTACCTGCGGTTTGGGGATTGACCATACTTACGTTGATAATTATCTATTTGCTCCCAAAAGTTACCAAGCTTCTGCCTTCAGCCTTAGTTGCAATTTTTATTTGTACTGCAATTTCTATTGGATTTAAATTAAATGTTCCAACTGTATCCAATTTAGGAATTCTTCCAAATGGATTGCCAAGCTTTGGCTTTCCAAAAGTTCCGTTTAATTTTGAAACTCTTGGTTTGATACTTCCAACAGCTCTAGCAATTTCTTTGGTAGGTCTTATGGAGACATTCTTAACTCAAGATATTCTTGATGATATGACCGATAAAAGTACAAACAAAAATGTTGAGGCTCGAGGCCAAGGTATAGGAAATATTGTTAGTTCTCTTTTTGGAGGTATGGCAGGGTGCGCTTTGGTTGGACAATCAGTTATGAATGTGGGCTATGGGGGAAGAACTCGCCTTTCAACATTAAGTTCTGGGATTTGTTTGATAGCAATGATTCTTGCTGCTAAAGATTGGGTGAATCAAATACCAATGGCAACATTGGTCGGTGTAATGATAATGATTGCAATTAATACTGCTAATTGGATCTCAATTAAAGATATACGCCGTATTCCTCGAAGTGATAGCTCAGTTATGATTTTAACTGTATTCGTAACTGTTATTACGCACAATCTAGCCCTTGGACTCTTGTCAGGTGTTGGACTTGCCGCAATATTATTTAGTAGAAAGGTTGCAAAAGTTATCAGGGTTGAGTCATCCTTAAATGGTGAAGATCACAGGGTTTATAAAGTTAAAGGCCAATTATTTTTTGTTAGTAGTATTTACTTTAGACAAGGGTTTGAACTACATGAACACCCTAAAAAAATCACAATTGATATGGCTGAAGCACATATTTGGGATCAAAGTGGTGTCACGGTTCTTGATCAAGTAATCAGGAGAATAAAACTAGGTGGCTCTAAGGTTGAAGTGATTAATTTAAATGATGAAAGCTTGAATTTATTTTCTCGAATAGGACAGGCTTCAGAAGCTGGAGGAAGAGGCGGAGAATTTAAATCTGCTCATTAA
- a CDS encoding DUF3303 domain-containing protein — protein MQLYVVTWKFESSEDQNYSSEAFVEYVESGKSDDLIDGYERISWAHTPQDGTGVIICRASNASILFKVFGSWRDKFGMTWEYKPALTTEEFVTLIKEK, from the coding sequence ATGCAGCTTTATGTAGTTACTTGGAAATTTGAATCATCTGAGGATCAGAATTATTCCTCGGAAGCATTTGTAGAGTATGTAGAAAGTGGAAAATCTGACGATCTTATTGATGGCTATGAGAGAATTTCATGGGCTCATACGCCACAAGATGGAACAGGAGTGATCATTTGCAGAGCTTCAAATGCATCAATTTTATTTAAGGTTTTTGGATCATGGAGAGATAAATTTGGAATGACTTGGGAGTATAAACCTGCCTTAACTACTGAAGAGTTTGTTACTTTAATAAAAGAAAAATAG